Proteins encoded in a region of the Candidatus Obscuribacter sp. genome:
- a CDS encoding ABC transporter permease produces MLKNGWLTAFAWLVYIFLYAPIIVLVIFSFDDSRLGVTWTGFTIKWYQSLFSDRNIIDALVNSLTIASSAVVISTVMGVLAAVGLAEIKSKNAEMVFRGLLILPVLVPEIAMAVSALILFIAIGFQLGLTSVIAAHVVFCLSYVCLTVSARLEGMNPHLKEAALDLGLTPVKTFFKVTLPLLAPGIISGALLAFVLSLDDFVITQFTAGVGATTLPLRIYSMVKFGVSPEINALSTLMLLATVLIAGLAELIRYRSDNAISKSTT; encoded by the coding sequence TTGCTAAAAAACGGTTGGCTTACTGCATTTGCCTGGTTGGTGTACATTTTTTTGTATGCACCAATCATAGTACTGGTCATATTTAGCTTTGACGATAGCCGCTTGGGCGTGACCTGGACAGGTTTTACAATAAAGTGGTATCAATCACTATTTAGCGATCGCAATATCATTGACGCACTGGTCAATAGTCTCACTATCGCTAGCTCAGCAGTGGTGATCTCTACGGTCATGGGTGTACTGGCAGCTGTTGGACTGGCCGAAATCAAATCCAAAAATGCCGAGATGGTTTTTAGAGGTCTACTGATATTGCCAGTACTGGTGCCTGAAATCGCCATGGCAGTATCTGCTTTGATTTTATTTATTGCTATTGGTTTTCAGTTAGGATTGACCTCAGTAATAGCCGCCCACGTGGTCTTTTGCCTCTCCTATGTGTGCCTGACAGTATCAGCTCGACTGGAAGGAATGAACCCACATCTAAAGGAAGCAGCGCTGGATTTAGGACTGACTCCAGTCAAAACGTTTTTTAAGGTGACCCTGCCCCTGCTCGCTCCTGGCATCATATCCGGTGCGCTACTGGCTTTTGTGCTTTCGCTCGATGACTTTGTCATCACTCAATTTACAGCCGGGGTCGGTGCCACAACCCTACCACTGCGCATATACTCTATGGTCAAATTTGGCGTTAGCCCGGAGATAAATGCTCTTTCTACTCTTATGCTATTAGCCACAGTACTGATAGCGGGGCTGGCTGAGCTGATTCGCTACCGCTCTGATAACGCTATATCAAAGTCGACTACTTGA
- a CDS encoding iron-sulfur cluster assembly accessory protein, with protein MSETATTPQVVNLTEAASVEIKRLLQDEPDKTGLRMEIRGGGCSGMSYGLSFDNAKENDHTIEAFGVKIFVDPKSAIYLKGTTLDFESGLNGQGFAIKNPQAKGSCGCGNSFSV; from the coding sequence ATGTCAGAAACAGCAACAACACCTCAAGTCGTGAATTTGACCGAGGCAGCTTCAGTAGAAATCAAAAGATTACTCCAGGACGAGCCAGACAAAACCGGTTTGCGCATGGAAATCCGCGGTGGTGGATGCTCTGGTATGTCTTATGGTCTCAGCTTTGATAATGCCAAAGAAAATGACCACACAATCGAAGCTTTTGGCGTAAAAATCTTTGTTGACCCCAAGAGCGCTATTTACCTCAAAGGCACAACACTAGATTTTGAAAGCGGCCTAAACGGTCAGGGTTTTGCCATCAAAAATCCACAGGCAAAGGGCAGCTGCGGATGCGGCAATTCTTTTTCTGTATAA
- a CDS encoding NUDIX domain-containing protein, producing the protein MEDTNTKSSTTQTNLIGHVQDVFNTYLTLDPSEVSRVTVLAEQMIDGDQGLYSRQNMKGHLTASALVLDQNDRVLLILHNALKRWLQPGGHLDQGEDPEMGAKRELIEETGLTEDVIKLHPLHYSAKRQATSAASHMRAKVLPVDIDSHLIPVNQAKGEGQHLHHDFQYVYALTSTDFALKMQEEEISNLKWVDIQDLLDGQYGVRLKRVATKIIAAREV; encoded by the coding sequence ATGGAAGACACTAACACCAAATCTAGTACCACTCAGACCAATTTAATAGGTCATGTACAGGATGTATTTAACACCTACCTCACCCTGGATCCCAGCGAAGTGAGCAGAGTGACGGTACTGGCGGAGCAAATGATCGATGGCGATCAGGGTTTGTATAGCCGCCAAAATATGAAGGGTCACCTCACAGCCAGCGCGCTAGTGCTGGATCAAAATGACAGAGTTTTACTCATCCTCCATAATGCACTCAAACGCTGGCTCCAACCAGGCGGCCATCTCGATCAGGGTGAAGACCCAGAGATGGGAGCAAAAAGAGAATTAATCGAAGAGACTGGTTTAACAGAGGACGTAATCAAATTACATCCGCTGCACTATAGCGCCAAAAGACAAGCCACTAGCGCTGCAAGCCATATGCGCGCCAAAGTCCTACCAGTGGATATTGACTCGCATTTGATACCGGTCAATCAAGCTAAAGGCGAGGGGCAACATCTGCATCACGACTTTCAGTATGTTTACGCCTTAACCAGTACTGATTTTGCCCTCAAAATGCAAGAAGAAGAAATAAGCAACTTAAAATGGGTCGATATCCAGGATCTGCTTGATGGTCAGTATGGTGTAAGACTCAAAAGAGTAGCTACAAAAATCATCGCAGCTAGAGAAGTCTAG
- a CDS encoding tetratricopeptide repeat protein: MVSLSTFSKYTAALAAVLALACTEAPAQDEAATAEPVKPVKRVFNKEAIGHYNRARALYEQGFLNKAIEAYKAAIVADDRMDQAYCNLGLIYINQNNYAKAQEAFKKALSLKPDSAYSLNGMASVLFYRGQVEQSIEKWEQAVKVDPRFASAYMNMARALENRGRKEEALAAYVKSIALQPDLAVSYYYAGLLMLDFKHEPQAFALLTRAVALNPESEWARDGRKKLESLKSKLNKETDAGPEIAEMKVIGVNGELIKEEKPEDKLKDSIKDKKEAKKSKEKIASDTNSGDKKAGLMGRFKKKDKPQTEMKMYVKEPSNNGDSIDLQGKPEVN, from the coding sequence ATGGTTAGTTTGAGCACCTTTAGCAAATATACGGCAGCGCTGGCAGCAGTCCTGGCATTAGCCTGTACTGAGGCACCGGCACAGGATGAGGCAGCAACTGCCGAGCCAGTCAAACCAGTTAAGCGAGTCTTTAATAAAGAGGCTATTGGCCATTACAACCGAGCCAGAGCACTTTATGAGCAGGGCTTTTTAAATAAGGCAATCGAAGCCTATAAAGCAGCTATTGTCGCCGACGACCGCATGGACCAGGCTTATTGCAACCTGGGACTAATTTATATCAACCAAAACAACTATGCCAAAGCTCAGGAAGCTTTTAAAAAGGCACTAAGCCTCAAGCCCGACAGTGCTTATTCACTAAATGGCATGGCATCGGTTTTGTTTTATCGCGGTCAAGTCGAGCAGTCTATTGAGAAGTGGGAGCAAGCAGTCAAAGTCGACCCTCGCTTTGCCTCGGCTTATATGAATATGGCCAGAGCACTAGAAAATAGGGGTCGAAAGGAAGAGGCACTGGCTGCCTATGTCAAATCCATCGCCCTGCAACCAGATCTGGCTGTCTCCTATTATTATGCTGGTCTACTGATGCTTGATTTTAAGCATGAGCCCCAGGCCTTTGCCCTACTTACTAGAGCTGTGGCTCTAAACCCTGAGTCCGAATGGGCCAGAGATGGTCGCAAAAAGCTGGAGAGTCTTAAGTCAAAGCTCAACAAAGAAACAGATGCTGGTCCGGAAATAGCCGAAATGAAAGTTATCGGCGTAAACGGTGAGCTTATAAAAGAAGAAAAGCCAGAGGACAAGCTCAAAGACAGCATAAAAGACAAAAAAGAAGCAAAGAAGAGCAAAGAAAAAATAGCCAGTGACACTAACAGTGGTGACAAAAAGGCAGGCTTAATGGGTCGCTTCAAAAAGAAAGACAAGCCTCAGACCGAAATGAAAATGTATGTCAAAGAGCCAAGCAACAACGGCGACAGCATTGATTTACAGGGCAAACCAGAAGTCAATTAA